gaatttgcatttgtttctggtgggtttactcggcgtgcttcagtttcctttcaaagtcatgtaggatgtgggattttgttatgctatattgaccctgctagtgtatgtgttgctcgtattcaccctgcgatgtgcttgCGATTTGTTCAGGattttctcctgccttgcacacaatgtttgctgggatgggcgcaaccctgaatagatggtataattaaacatgtatagcgaagatatttttaaagttctgaacactccatggacTAAGCTTATAACTAGtttcaatttcacaaagacatttatcgtgtggtgattggttatgtggagaaagtaaaaggaaggataggaactggggttttggtacgtcaggcagacagcacgcgtgcaataaagaaagtccacacagaagaacatgcattgaattctgtgttcgagtctccgaccaccagatcacaaacccaacatttacacaatatttaagttaaacctgtgcgatacccattcatacatccagttttttggagcctcgtcacacctgccataaaggtctctacactgaacgtacacctggggaccccttactgccagggagcagcactaccgcctcactaccgtgcttgtttaatacctgctttaatgcatttcatcatgaaaatgatatcaagtatttatcttagcattctaaatttttagagagcaggaataccatgaaatgaatagattctgtgcggtgattgctgcctcctcttagtgcggaggaagtcagtttaagaagcatagtgattaacaacggtcggggaacacaacacaaagcatttaatgtgctgcattaacttatgacggggtttgagaaaatcgagtaaattaaacattgattttaggatgaagtttagtttatgacattctactttaattatgaagtaaactatgagaataaagtggaaatgtcgactttaatcttgacataagcgtcaaaattaaagtggaaatgtcgagaataaagtcagcatgtcgactttattcttgacatataccggtagtttgttttttttttcttccctctgtctgtattgtttttcttcaccgtggccctaatgcacttccgtagggctataccacaaatagcattatacagtaaatgcaagttgcagttttattatttatgtatatagcttagcttgaagcaagatccatattaatgcagtttgcctaaatgatggtacagttggtaaggatgtcatcacaaagttgcacttgttttattttattttattttaatttggtgaatactgtgtaatgcacctgggcttgaagtcttgaagtaatagtgcagctatcggtaataatactattatttattttattatttattagtttaaatattatgcagtttaatgatggtaaagttgttgaaaaagtcactttaacgtgtcagtggacagagatggttaacattaacaaagtgtagttggttcacaaaaaatatttactatttattacttttctaagacatgttcagtgcaatacaacttttgacaagcacctctggatattttactaagtctaaatgcctctctggatggttgaaaatatgttgtcaaaatcatagtttaagtttttgcaaaatttattcaataaaaaggttctatattttgactgcaactgtcatgcaatgtgattccttctcttcattagtgtcacccccttgaaaactatcactttatggggccatgcaaacctgtatcaatacttgtgtgcacattaaaatgtttttttgtacaatgtacaatgctcatgacagtggaataggttattcttagccagtctactgcagtaattgcagtggaaaatgtggttaacattcactcatgcatggggaaaaaaataccgtccaataccgtgaaaccgggataatttagaaaaataccatgatatagaattttggtcataccgcccacccctacttgAATACATGAAGTGTtgagacaaattttaaaaagtactgaGTTTTATCTGTTACTTTTTTACACATCCTTCCCACAATCAGTTGGTAAACTTTAACCATACTCCTAAATATGAAGTTGAATGATTGGTTTGTGATAGATACACTAAACTACTATTTGAGTTATATAAAATTAGGTTTCTACAATTTACCTTAGTTATAGAAATATTCACATTtaactaaaaaagtaaaaatgcaaataaaaataatataaaaacctCAATAAACGTGAGGATAGCAAATTCTggaaacacacaaaacacaacaaaaaactaAGGAAGACAACCAGAAAAAGTGTGGAAGGTGGGCATAGCTGATTTCTATAATGTCTTGTACCTCTTTAATTGCTTTCAAACCTTCCATTAAAATAGTTTAGAGGGTTGTTggtttaaaaatgcatattttgtacacaaaaaagaataaaacacaagTGGTAAAATGTTTCTATCGTCTTTTTGATAATTTGATTAAAATCAATGATCAAATTATGAATTATGGGTactacattaaatatataaatattaaacttaataaataacatttacatttatttttgggaGGACAATTTTAACGGAGATAGCATTAGTTTTACAAAGTAGTTGGCGGAATACATTTGGTCAGACTGCATATtgaaaaacactttcattttaatCTAATTGATCATAAACAATACTTGAAACTTGCTACACAATATTGGTTGGCACCATTTCTGTGTTTTACTCTGCATAAAACATCAATTTAACTAAACATTGAAAAAGAAAGTGACCTAATAAACACTGAACATAAATTCAGATTGGGCAAAAtcaaaaaaagtttcaaattatGATTCATGAGGATAGTGATTCTTACATTGCCACGGtgatcaaaaatatatatatcaacatataaagcatacagtactttttaaaagtaaataaacaggTCAGCTCTAACAGTGTATGTAATTTGCCCAATtgaattatattaataaaatatcattttgccAACAAAAATAAACCAGCAGTTGTATACCGCTAGAAGTACATACATAATTGACATTCTATTGTATATTACTAAATTTAATTGACAGGATACCCTTATGCTGACTTCGGCTACTATGCCACAAAGGTCCTTTCTGTGTCACAGTGGAGAAGAAAATGTCAGTAAAGGTTTGTTCCCTAGTTCATACAGCAGCTACTTTTTATAAATCTAAGGCATGTCCactcactattcaaggagtggatgtacagGTGTTCCACATTaatatgacaggttggactggtcttagaACACACAGGatttatataagaaagggcagagcaggctttctttctttctttttctttaaatgagACTGTGTTCTTtactgtgggaagtgacatccttcacatcttctataactctgtgatggccagtgtgattttctatgctgcagtgttctgggctggtaacgtcacttcaagagaggcccaccaaatcaacaagctatttAAAAGTGTAAGCTCAGTTATAGGGTGCACACTGGACCCAATGGAGATGGTAACAAAAAaggaggattaaaacaaaaccgagtacaattatgaacaatgttgcacatcctctctctgacacactaacagtgAGTACTTTCaaccaacgaattattcagcagaagtgtgtcaagaaacgccatTAGGGCtgctttacaccaacagcaatacatctgcataatgtttCACTCTGACTGAGATAGCAAAGTCAGaacgtttctttctttttgaaagtttcttgctttatagtaattccagtgtgtgttcagaccaaagttgaacagcttctgtaaaaagccaagtttTCCCCATGGGACAACTAAAGTACtatttatctatctctctatccgtccatccattcatccatccatctaccttTGATTTAATTAAGAGAACTCAACATGAATACAGCAATATGGAAAATCTTCACAGAACAATAAGGTATTGAGGAAAgaccatgtgtgtatatatacatatacatttgcaTCTCACTTGACACCAACAGGAGTAAAACTGGGACAAAGCAAAACCTAGCCAACAAACAATGGATGCAACTTTAAACAATCTTAGAAAAATTTATGACAGGGTGAAACAAGTATATCCAACTCAATTATTATTTGCAAGAATCTCAATCCGTATGTTGTTATTGGAAATGGTGGTTTCTGCAATTTGATCCAAACAATGGAAGCAAGGTATGTTATACCATCAAAGAATTTCTTCCTCCAATAGAGCTATGCCCAAAATCTACAATGACAGTCAGAAATAAAACAGTCACATAACAATGGTTTTAGAGTTGCTCAGAGATGTGAGGCATTGACTTCAAGGGCTGTTATGTCACAGTAACATCACATCCCTTGCAAAGAATGGTGTCTGTCCTCACACAGTAGTTGCATTCAATGTCTTAAATGGGTTCACATACCAGAGcaaaatcttaatttttatttgtgcaaTTTGTTTACAAGAGATATTATACAGCAAAATATTCTCTTTAAAGTTATATCCTTTTTCCCTTAAAACTTCGTATTTGAAGTTAATTCAGGTTTTTAAATACTATGCTGATTCTTAAGTCAGTCCACTTTGCACAAGTAAAGTGGACATGCTTGTTAACCTACTGTACACTAGTTCTGAcagggtattttttttcttttaaatggaaaaaataaatgccaGTGGCTGGTCTACATATTGTAAACACTGCTAGGTTCTTTTGttatgtataatataatgaatgACTTTTGAGAGATAAGACTCTTTGATTGAAATACATGCCTCAATTACTCTACTATTcagaagaaaacacaaaagtTTTTGAAGACACGCTGcatctttaataaaaatgttttaggcCAAGATTCACTCATTTTCAGCAGAAAAGTAAATAGAAAAATTGTAACTTTGATTCAGCAGGTCTCTCCATATTCCTacccataataaataaaataagaaagcctaacatatatatatatatatatatatatatatatatatatatacagtataagctacTTTAGAAAGTGAATGTATTACCTTGTGTATAAGCTGCATCATCTGCTCCCATGCTGAGTTTCCTGGTTTCAGTGGGCCTTTCTCTCTGTGGCAACACTGAGTCAGATGCATGTGCTTCAGGCTCAGAAAAATGATCTGAAGGGATGCTAAGAAGATTAGTAGGTTCAAAAGTTGGGGATACCACCCCAGGTGACACAGCAGGTGGTTTGTTTGGAGATACCGTAATTTTAAAAGTATACTTAGTATTGGGCTGAGTAACCACCACTCTAGGTGAAGTGGCTGTGTTGCTGCCTCCTACCGAAACCCTTGATTTTGGTGGGTGATGGTGAATATAAGCAGGGCCCATGTTCACCTGTCCTGCTACACTTCGAGTCCCAGGTGTTCCAGGTAATGAAGGGTTGGCAGAGATGTAAAGAGTAGGAGGATTCCTAGAGCCTGGGTCATCACCCGTAGGTGCAGCATTTGCTGAAATGTAGAACTTAGGCTGGGTACGGGAGCTAGAAGAGGGTCCTACAGCTTCCTCGGAAACAGAAGAGGCAGGTGGGCTGGCAGCTATGTAAACAGTAGGCTGGCTGCAGCTCAGCGCTTGGCTGCCTATGGACAAAGGTGCACTGGAAGAAACAgctgaggaggaggaagaggaagcgGAAGAGGAGGATGACGAGCGAGGCCCACCACTACTAGGTCCTACTCCTCCACTGCTGCGTAACAAAGCTGTTGTGGAGTTGCTCCTCTGGGGGGATTCAAGTTTGATTTCAATTTGGTTCTTTCGTGGCCCAGTAGAGATGTTCTGAATATTGAACTGACTGATGGAAGCAGATGAAGATGGCTGGCTGCTGCCAGCAGCCTGTATGATTGAAGGTGCTTGAGCAGTAGTGGGTGAGCTAATAGGCATATAGACATGCGATGTCTGATGGCCTTGTGACTGGTGTGATGAGGTATGTGTAGAACTATAATGGGAAGGGGCTGTCCAAGGGCCCGGTAATTGGGAAGGATGGGAAATCTGATAAATTTGCTGCTGTTGTAAGCTGGGGCCCAGTTGAGACCAGTTTCCTTGCTGCTGTGATGTTTGCCGATTTGTTCCAGACTGAGAGACAAATGGCCTTATGTAAATTGAATTACCCTGTGGACTATTAAGTACTGGTGGGGGCCCGCCATGTATGTGCAAAGAGGTTGGAGTGTTCCGACCAGTCTGAATATTGGGGCCCAGCGTAACGGTGATAGGATTAAACCTAGGTATCTGCTGAGAACTTGCAGAATGTCCTTTGCTTCCTATTGGATAAAGCCCGAGATGCTGAGGTGGGTTTCTTGTTGTATCCATAACTCCAAAAATGTTTAAACTGGAAGGTCCTTGTACTGGTGCTGACTGAGGTTCTTGCTGGAAAAACTCACTGTTTGGCTGTGCAGTCTGCAGAGGCCCGTCACTGAGGCTATGGGCCAGAGTCCTGCTGCCATTCATTCTTAGTCCTTCTCGGCTGGAGGGATGGTAATAGGACACATTCTGTGACTGCAAACCCAAGTTCAGCTGTGTCATGTGATTCTGCAGCCTGGAAAGACTTGAATCATCTGAAAAGTTTAGACTGCCTTCTCCATAAAGATATTTCGTACTTTCTTGAGAAAGGAATTCACAACAAGCGTCCAAATTGTTCTTGTtctagaaagaaaagagagaatcaaaataaaatcaacGGTTGCCAAATTTCTAAAATTTAAAAGGGTATCAACATAATGGTAATtcaatgaaaacaataaagaaaactgTCTGAAGTATACTGCAGCAAATCAATTTAAACAGTGCCAGTGTTGCTTACAGTAAGTTTTTAGATTTCTGTCATACTGTACATCCTCATTAAAATAAGTCAAAAGCTTGTTAGCAATCTCTaccaaaaacagtaaatatatatttaaagttcACTACTGTGTCCTAGTTATACACAAAGCACCAAATACCAACTTACAGGAtgccactgccatctagtggttatCTAATGTACACAGCAGTTTCAGGAACAAACGCAGACTGTCTAGTAAGGGCTGAACACGAGTCATGTTTCTCTTTATGCCCTCTATGCTGCAAGAATCACTTTGCCAGCCTGAACGTATTATAATACACAGTTAAATAATAAACCCCCTCATGcaattatttctttcattaacaAGGGGCCATGCCATGGAAGATTTTTGATGCTTATAGCATTTACGTCTTATGAGACCTTCTGTCCGTTTATTGTGTTAAACTGTCCCCCCTCCACTACAGCATCTTGATAGCTGGATTCTATTTTGGCAAGAAGTGTTGCAAGGCTGGAAACACCCACAAATGAGATGCTAGTATATCACAGTGCTTACACAACTAAACTCACTCACTGAATCAGTTGTCAAAGCGCCTGACAAATAATGGTTCCTTTTTTGACAGGCTCAGTTGTAAGGTTATCTCCAAATTTCCTCTCATACATGCTTGCTTGTGATTACCAATCACTTGTGCTACTGCTTTGCTTGCTTCATCCCTTGAAGCACAgatattaattttctttctttacatttttagaattataTCTGCAAATTTGTTCAGTGCACTGTGgtagtaaaatgtaaaaagttctGGATTCTATAACTTTTTGATATCCTGGCTTGGGCAATCTTTGATGTTATCAGATTTTATTCATCAAGTTACTTAACTGTCAAGCTGATAGGCACACCCTGAATGTTTACACACAAACTTGGCTTTTACAAATGTGGGACATATTTtccaattaaaatgtaaaattgctTTTTTCCCTTAAGGGTATACGTGCAGAACCTGTTGTGGGTTTACATAGGTTAAGGCTTCATACATGCTCAAAATGGGATTCACACATTCATAGTGTTCGATTCCCACTGTGGTTTGTATTTTTAATCAGAACTCACTTTATTTGCCAGGTACATTAATGTGTACCAGGAATTTGTCATTATAGTATcagtgcaacatacaaggacaacacagaatacaaaagacaaatataagaagataaaatataaacagataaaatatgatgcagcatacaagggcaatataaaaaaataaagggatagcagaattaaaatgtccaggcagtctaGTGTACTGGTACACATAGACACTAATTAGAACCTCAGAGCTGATCAGTAACAATAACTTCACATGGGAAAAACTGTTTAGGTGATGTGCTGTTTTAGCTTCCACTGCATAAAGACATTTGCCTgagggaagtctttggaacaggtgatgcTCTGGGTGAGtgggatcagcaatgatctttgtaGCCCTCTTCTTGACCCTGGACTCATATAGGACTTCAATGTGCAgtaagttacagcctatgatccTTTCACAGGTTTTGATGACGCGttgcagattggccttagcctgaacagagAGAGCACCAAACCAAACAGttacagatgaggtcagaatggattCAATGATGGCTGTGTAGATCTGGAGAAATACTGCTTGAGAGAAATTGAATTTCCTCAGATgatgcaaaaagaacattctctgatgagctttcttaataatgcatgtgatgCTATTATCCCACataaggttttgtgacagcacagtacccggaaacttaaatgattctgtcatTCCCAACGGCTGAACCAATTTTTTCTAGTGAGCAGGTGACTGCTTCCTGGAATCTATGATCatcttttgagtttttttaatgttaaggtCCAACTTATTATGGCTACACCACAAAGTCATATTTTCCACCTCTTGTCTGTACAACATATGGACTCATTGTTTAAAATGAGGCCTATTGGTGTTATGGCATTTGACAGATATATCACCAGaggtacagtcatttgtataaagtgaaaagTACAGAGTGGAAGGACAAATCCCCTGGTGCGTCAATACTAAGTGAACTGGGTGAGATTCTTATCTAGGAGCTTTGGGATGATTCTATTGAAAGTAGAGTTTAAAGTCCAGAAACAAGATCCTCACATATTGTATATGCCCCTGGTTTATCAAGGTGTTGGTAAATAAAGCTTAGACCTAAATTCAATGAATCATCCAAAGGCTGGCTGGCTCTGTAGCAGACTGAAATGGGTTCAAGAAGTCTTTTGTAACATTCTTGAGGTAATTCAGAACAAGGTGTCCAAAAGTTTCATTACCTCAGAGGTTGAAGTTTCTGCTCTGTAGTCATTTAgaccttgattttttttattttgctactgGAATGATGGTGGAGGTCTTGAAGCAAGCAGGAACAGTACACCGATCCAGAGACTAGTTGAAAATGTCTACAAATATTGTACACAGCTGGTCTGCACAGTGCCTGAGTGTGGAAGGGGAAATAAGGTCAGGGCctacaactgtaatattttgctttttgaataagcTGCAGACATCTTTTGCAGTGATGATAGGAGGGGGAAgctgagaagaagaggaacacagagtagtaacagtgagaccatcagGCATATTTATATCCCATTGTCTTTCAAAGCAACTGAAAAACTGATTTAACTGATT
The sequence above is drawn from the Erpetoichthys calabaricus chromosome 3, fErpCal1.3, whole genome shotgun sequence genome and encodes:
- the tab2 gene encoding TGF-beta-activated kinase 1 and MAP3K7-binding protein 2 isoform X3 produces the protein MAQGSQQIDIQVLHDLRQKFPEVPEGVVSKCILQNKNNLDACCEFLSQESTKYLYGEGSLNFSDDSSLSRLQNHMTQLNLGLQSQNVSYYHPSSREGLRMNGSRTLAHSLSDGPLQTAQPNSEFFQQEPQSAPVQGPSSLNIFGVMDTTRNPPQHLGLYPIGSKGHSASSQQIPRFNPITVTLGPNIQTGRNTPTSLHIHGGPPPVLNSPQGNSIYIRPFVSQSGTNRQTSQQQGNWSQLGPSLQQQQIYQISHPSQLPGPWTAPSHYSSTHTSSHQSQGHQTSHVYMPISSPTTAQAPSIIQAAGSSQPSSSASISQFNIQNISTGPRKNQIEIKLESPQRSNSTTALLRSSGGVGPSSGGPRSSSSSSASSSSSSAVSSSAPLSIGSQALSCSQPTVYIAASPPASSVSEEAVGPSSSSRTQPKFYISANAAPTGDDPGSRNPPTLYISANPSLPGTPGTRSVAGQVNMGPAYIHHHPPKSRVSVGGSNTATSPRVVVTQPNTKYTFKITVSPNKPPAVSPGVVSPTFEPTNLLSIPSDHFSEPEAHASDSVLPQRERPTETRKLSMGADDAAYTQALLIHQKARMERLWHELEVKKKKLEKLKAEVNEMENDLNQRRLQRSNSVSQIPSLDEMQQLRCKNRILQIDIDCLTKEIDLLQTRGPHFNPSAIHNFYDNIGFLGPVPPKPKGSTSFAEQRSITKAPKTVQDTEEDEGAQWSCTACTFLNHPALIRCEQCEFPRHF
- the tab2 gene encoding TGF-beta-activated kinase 1 and MAP3K7-binding protein 2 isoform X2, with the protein product MAQGSQQIDIQVLHDLRQKFPEVPEGVVSKCILQNKNNLDACCEFLSQESTKYLYGEGSLNFSDDSSLSRLQNHMTQLNLGLQSQNVSYYHPSSREGLRMNGSRTLAHSLSDGPLQTAQPNSEFFQQEPQSAPVQGPSSLNIFGVMDTTRNPPQHLGLYPIGSKGHSASSQQIPRFNPITVTLGPNIQTGRNTPTSLHIHGGPPPVLNSPQGNSIYIRPFVSQSGTNRQTSQQQGNWSQLGPSLQQQQIYQISHPSQLPGPWTAPSHYSSTHTSSHQSQGHQTSHVYMPISSPTTAQAPSIIQAAGSSQPSSSASISQFNIQNISTGPRKNQIEIKLESPQRSNSTTALLRSSGGVGPSSGGPRSSSSSSASSSSSSAVSSSAPLSIGSQALSCSQPTVYIAASPPASSVSEEAVGPSSSSRTQPKFYISANAAPTGDDPGSRNPPTLYISANPSLPGTPGTRSVAGQVNMGPAYIHHHPPKSRVSVGGSNTATSPRVVVTQPNTKYTFKITVSPNKPPAVSPGVVSPTFEPTNLLSIPSDHFSEPEAHASDSVLPQRERPTETRKLSMGADDAAYTQALLIHQKARMERLWHELEVKKKKLEKLKAEVNEMENDLNQRRLQRSNSVSQIPSLDEMQQLRCKNRILQIDIDCLTKEIDLLQTRGPHFNPSAIHNFYDNIGFLGPVPPKPKGSTSFGSNCLATVDRRGRKINVTSKLKKDSIILPTALCNEQRSITKAPKTVQDTEEDEGAQWSCTACTFLNHPALIRCEQCEFPRHF
- the tab2 gene encoding TGF-beta-activated kinase 1 and MAP3K7-binding protein 2 isoform X1 yields the protein MAQGSQQIDIQVLHDLRQKFPEVPEGVVSKCILQNKNNLDACCEFLSQESTKYLYGEGSLNFSDDSSLSRLQNHMTQLNLGLQSQNVSYYHPSSREGLRMNGSRTLAHSLSDGPLQTAQPNSEFFQQEPQSAPVQGPSSLNIFGVMDTTRNPPQHLGLYPIGSKGHSASSQQIPRFNPITVTLGPNIQTGRNTPTSLHIHGGPPPVLNSPQGNSIYIRPFVSQSGTNRQTSQQQGNWSQLGPSLQQQQIYQISHPSQLPGPWTAPSHYSSTHTSSHQSQGHQTSHVYMPISSPTTAQAPSIIQAAGSSQPSSSASISQFNIQNISTGPRKNQIEIKLESPQRSNSTTALLRSSGGVGPSSGGPRSSSSSSASSSSSSAVSSSAPLSIGSQALSCSQPTVYIAASPPASSVSEEAVGPSSSSRTQPKFYISANAAPTGDDPGSRNPPTLYISANPSLPGTPGTRSVAGQVNMGPAYIHHHPPKSRVSVGGSNTATSPRVVVTQPNTKYTFKITVSPNKPPAVSPGVVSPTFEPTNLLSIPSDHFSEPEAHASDSVLPQRERPTETRKLSMGADDAAYTQALLIHQKARMERLWHELEVKKKKLEKLKAEVNEMENDLNQRRLQRSNSVSQIPSLDEMQQLRCKNRILQIDIDCLTKEIDLLQTRGPHFNPSAIHNFYDNIGFLGPVPPKPKGSTSFGSNCLATVDRRGRKINVTSKLKKDSIILPTALCNAEQRSITKAPKTVQDTEEDEGAQWSCTACTFLNHPALIRCEQCEFPRHF
- the tab2 gene encoding TGF-beta-activated kinase 1 and MAP3K7-binding protein 2 isoform X4: MAQGSQQIDIQVLHDLRQKFPEVPEGVVSKCILQNKNNLDACCEFLSQESTKYLYGEGSLNFSDDSSLSRLQNHMTQLNLGLQSQNVSYYHPSSREGLRMNGSRTLAHSLSDGPLQTAQPNSEFFQQEPQSAPVQGPSSLNIFGVMDTTRNPPQHLGLYPIGSKGHSASSQQIPRFNPITVTLGPNIQTGRNTPTSLHIHGGPPPVLNSPQGNSIYIRPFVSQSGTNRQTSQQQGNWSQLGPSLQQQQIYQISHPSQLPGPWTAPSHYSSTHTSSHQSQGHQTSHVYMPISSPTTAQAPSIIQAAGSSQPSSSASISQFNIQNISTGPRKNQIEIKLESPQRSNSTTALLRSSGGVGPSSGGPRSSSSSSASSSSSSAVSSSAPLSIGSQALSCSQPTVYIAASPPASSVSEEAVGPSSSSRTQPKFYISANAAPTGDDPGSRNPPTLYISANPSLPGTPGTRSVAGQVNMGPAYIHHHPPKSRVSVGGSNTATSPRVVVTQPNTKYTFKITVSPNKPPAVSPGVVSPTFEPTNLLSIPSDHFSEPEAHASDSVLPQRERPTETRKLSMGADDAAYTQALLIHQKARMERLWHELEVKKKKLEKLKAEVNEMENDLNQRRLQRSNSVSQIPSLDEMQQLRCKNRILQIDIDCLTKEIDLLQTRGPHFNPSAIHNFYDNIGFLGPVPPKPKGSTSFEQRSITKAPKTVQDTEEDEGAQWSCTACTFLNHPALIRCEQCEFPRHF